One region of Edaphobacter bradus genomic DNA includes:
- a CDS encoding NAD(P)-dependent oxidoreductase, with translation MRVAIFGASGATGSLLTRRCVKGGHHVTVLVRSREFPYFAGHVCVVHGSVFDPLAVADTVRAADVVFSTLGARSLRREDVLERAVPLIVQAMQETATTHKPVRRIIVLGSAGALPDSLDFQPAWRRWIVQKIIYKTVLKWPVASQVFQYKALSTSGLDWTMVMPPMLTNGPLRGRCCVDGDALPLNATHISRADVAAFMFQQINSPQWIRKGVYISY, from the coding sequence ATGCGAGTCGCTATCTTCGGAGCAAGCGGCGCCACCGGAAGTCTCCTCACCAGACGCTGCGTCAAGGGAGGCCACCACGTGACTGTGCTTGTCCGCAGCCGTGAGTTTCCCTACTTCGCCGGCCACGTCTGCGTCGTACACGGCAGCGTCTTCGATCCCCTGGCCGTCGCCGACACCGTCCGTGCCGCCGACGTCGTCTTCTCCACCCTCGGAGCGCGCTCGCTCCGCCGCGAGGACGTGCTCGAGCGCGCCGTTCCCCTCATCGTCCAGGCCATGCAGGAGACCGCCACGACTCACAAGCCCGTTCGCCGCATCATCGTGCTCGGCTCCGCCGGGGCCCTCCCCGACTCGCTCGACTTCCAGCCCGCCTGGCGCCGCTGGATCGTCCAGAAGATCATCTACAAGACGGTGCTCAAGTGGCCCGTTGCCTCGCAGGTCTTCCAGTACAAGGCGCTCTCCACTAGCGGCCTCGACTGGACAATGGTCATGCCCCCCATGCTCACCAACGGACCGCTCCGCGGCCGTTGCTGCGTCGACGGCGACGCCCTTCCCCTCAACGCCACCCACATCTCCCGCGCAGACGTAGCCGCCTTCATGTTCCAGCAGATCAACTCCCCCCAATGGATCCGCAAAGGCGTCTACATCTCCTACTGA
- the dnaN gene encoding DNA polymerase III subunit beta — protein MTATAPTGNLEITVSRAELLRELTAAQSVVERKTTIPILSNFLFEATQSESGDRLAITATDLDQSMRTSCAAKVKKPGACTIPARKLYDYIKLLPEGEISIKLMDNHWVQIRAGRSNTKMVGMARANFPQVPEFPASGAVKISVAALKDMIAKTIFAISNEESRYTLNGALLVLKAESMAMVATDGHRLAHIEKLGETLEGVSGEKKTLIPRKALSELAGLLSNTEAETLEFGEDEQTLYFRVGGRVLTSRKLTGQFPNYEAVLPRDNNKFVIVRSEDLMGSIQRVAQFADERSGAIKMRLEQNELKLSSSSSEAGESEDSIETPYNYDPLVVGFNSQYLLDFLKATGNTGEVRLEFKDAQSAGQMRPEDGNEDVKYRYILMPMRI, from the coding sequence ATGACCGCAACCGCCCCCACGGGCAACCTCGAGATCACCGTTTCACGCGCGGAGCTTCTGCGCGAGCTGACGGCGGCGCAGTCGGTGGTGGAGAGAAAGACGACGATTCCGATTCTGTCGAACTTTCTGTTTGAGGCGACGCAGAGCGAGAGCGGCGACCGGCTGGCGATTACGGCGACCGATCTGGACCAGAGCATGCGGACGAGTTGCGCGGCGAAGGTGAAGAAGCCGGGCGCGTGCACGATTCCGGCTCGCAAGCTGTACGACTACATCAAGCTGCTGCCCGAGGGCGAGATCTCCATCAAGCTGATGGACAACCACTGGGTGCAGATTCGCGCGGGGCGCTCGAACACGAAGATGGTGGGGATGGCGCGAGCGAACTTCCCGCAGGTCCCGGAGTTTCCGGCGTCGGGCGCGGTGAAGATCTCGGTGGCCGCGCTGAAGGACATGATTGCGAAGACGATCTTCGCAATCTCAAACGAAGAGAGCCGCTACACGCTGAACGGCGCGCTGCTGGTGCTGAAGGCGGAGTCGATGGCGATGGTGGCGACCGATGGCCACAGGCTGGCGCACATCGAAAAGCTGGGAGAGACGCTGGAGGGCGTGAGCGGCGAGAAGAAGACGCTGATTCCGCGAAAGGCGCTGAGCGAGCTGGCGGGGCTGCTGTCGAATACGGAGGCCGAGACGCTGGAGTTCGGCGAGGACGAGCAGACGCTGTACTTCCGTGTGGGCGGACGTGTGCTGACGAGCCGCAAGCTGACGGGGCAGTTCCCGAACTACGAGGCCGTGCTTCCGCGGGACAACAACAAGTTTGTGATCGTGCGCTCGGAGGACCTGATGGGTTCGATCCAGCGCGTGGCGCAGTTTGCCGATGAGCGCTCGGGCGCGATCAAGATGCGGCTGGAGCAGAATGAGCTGAAGCTGTCGTCGTCGTCGTCGGAGGCGGGCGAGTCGGAGGACTCGATTGAGACTCCGTATAACTACGATCCTCTGGTGGTGGGGTTCAACAGCCAGTACCTGCTGGACTTTCTGAAGGCGACAGGAAACACCGGCGAGGTCAGGCTGGAGTTCAAGGACGCGCAGAGCGCAGGACAGATGCGGCCCGAGGATGGGAATGAGGATGTGAAGTACCGGTACATCCTGATGCCGATGCGGATCTGA
- a CDS encoding TonB-dependent receptor, with the protein MRTQSFCHRALVAVVCILAGLIPAHAQINTSSLTGLVVDPSGADIAHATVTVTNKETGLTRTDETDGAGYYNFPSLPIGLYTVSVKGAGFAGMSEEVQLDGARKGRRDFTLRVGSSQETVSVSADGSTLSPDDASISTVITSDVIQQTPLYQRNWDDLLRTVPGVQINRFTQQSGATSAGRTGSFNVHGVHSLQNNFILDGIDNNTISENVQELSTQAAHPSVDTIQQFTIVTNPYSSEYGRAPGAALSVNTKGGSNDFHFLAFEYLRNDFFDATDYFTKRQKVRKAQNNQHQFGGSVSGPIIHDHLFAFFNYEGTRIKQGVSRTSTVPLPNERIGDFSPATAALLGLKPYPTIYDPQTNQPFANNKIPFARLDKAVQGIIALFPQPNKPGQLNNYFRNAGLSDNNDSYDGRVDWIASKADTVFVRYSYINRSRFIPGNYGGIADGTTTSAFGRQKIYSHSAAIGWTHIFTPNVLNEFHLGFIRNRSLAQQDPFGLNAADEFVPGIPNNPAVAGGVPLTQFSNFTFIGSPDFLPKSQTPQQVQTVDTVSLALGKHTLKLGGTVYAPMRNIFQDEPGARGDLNFTGIFSCQRGGANNQCVAGGLSYADGLLGLAQSTQLTNVHFVDQRLWMVSGFAQDDWKLLPNLTVNLGLRYDFASPALEGKNQQANFDPNANGGAGGLVLAKSGSLKDRALINPNYKNFGPRFGISYSPDAKTVIRAGYGYYYSMFERFGSENQLALNPPFLINKTPAVASNSTTPALIAQNGFPSNFLDPSTIDLTHLQSFHLRTMNPHAPAPNVQQWSFGVQRELPAKLTAEINYVGTKSTHLDVIRDLNQPSIAAPGAPSKVPFANFGYIEYTNSIGFGNYNGLEATLTRRFSNGFSFRTAYTYSHSLDNTPQELESNSGAPPDGRNYGAWYSNSDFDIPNRFSANYLYELPFGKGKTFASHGVLSAILGGFRTSGVHTFYSGHPFTINGGGTLATALDPYGQATATLNVIGKPTLVHSPDCWYFASKNGACATLAPNATNAFSLPAPGVIGNSGRNTLRGPHTNVFDAALLREFPIREKANVEFRWEVFNVGNTPLFGQPNNNFSSGAAGQITTLSGDPRVMQLALRLSY; encoded by the coding sequence ATGAGAACTCAATCGTTCTGTCACCGCGCCCTTGTGGCCGTGGTCTGCATTCTGGCCGGCCTGATCCCCGCGCACGCTCAGATCAATACCTCGAGCCTCACAGGTCTCGTTGTCGATCCCAGCGGAGCCGACATCGCGCACGCCACCGTCACAGTCACAAATAAAGAGACCGGTCTGACCCGCACGGACGAGACAGATGGCGCCGGCTACTATAACTTCCCATCACTTCCAATCGGTCTTTATACCGTCTCCGTTAAAGGCGCCGGCTTCGCAGGCATGAGCGAGGAGGTCCAACTGGACGGCGCCCGGAAGGGCCGCCGCGACTTTACGCTGCGGGTCGGCTCTTCGCAGGAGACGGTCAGTGTGAGCGCCGACGGCAGCACGCTTTCGCCAGACGACGCCTCCATCAGCACGGTGATCACCAGCGACGTCATCCAGCAGACGCCGCTCTATCAGCGCAACTGGGACGACCTTCTTCGCACGGTTCCCGGTGTGCAGATCAATCGCTTCACGCAGCAGAGCGGCGCCACCAGCGCTGGACGCACCGGCAGCTTTAATGTCCACGGCGTCCATTCGCTTCAGAACAACTTCATCCTCGATGGCATCGATAACAACACCATCTCGGAGAACGTTCAGGAGCTGAGCACGCAGGCCGCGCATCCCTCGGTTGACACAATCCAGCAGTTCACAATTGTCACGAATCCCTACTCGTCCGAGTATGGCCGCGCGCCCGGAGCTGCTCTCTCAGTCAACACGAAGGGCGGCAGCAACGACTTTCATTTCCTTGCGTTTGAATATCTGAGAAACGACTTCTTCGACGCGACGGACTACTTCACCAAACGCCAAAAAGTCCGCAAGGCGCAAAACAATCAGCATCAGTTCGGCGGAAGCGTCAGCGGACCCATCATCCACGATCACCTGTTCGCGTTCTTCAACTACGAAGGCACCCGCATCAAGCAAGGCGTCTCGCGCACCTCGACCGTGCCTCTGCCGAATGAGCGCATCGGCGACTTCAGTCCCGCTACCGCGGCTTTACTCGGCCTGAAACCATATCCCACTATCTACGACCCCCAGACGAACCAACCCTTCGCCAACAATAAGATTCCCTTTGCGCGGCTCGACAAGGCCGTCCAGGGGATCATCGCCCTCTTTCCGCAGCCTAACAAGCCGGGCCAGCTCAATAATTACTTCCGCAACGCCGGCCTGAGCGACAACAACGACAGCTACGACGGCCGCGTTGACTGGATCGCCTCCAAAGCCGACACAGTTTTCGTCCGCTACAGCTACATCAACCGCTCCCGCTTCATCCCCGGCAACTACGGAGGCATCGCCGACGGCACCACGACCTCGGCGTTCGGCCGCCAGAAGATTTACTCCCACAGCGCAGCCATCGGCTGGACCCACATCTTCACTCCCAACGTTCTCAACGAGTTTCATCTGGGCTTCATCCGAAATCGCTCGCTTGCCCAGCAGGATCCGTTCGGCCTGAATGCTGCGGACGAGTTTGTTCCCGGTATCCCCAACAACCCAGCTGTCGCCGGTGGCGTGCCGTTGACACAGTTCTCCAACTTCACCTTCATCGGCTCGCCCGACTTCCTTCCCAAATCGCAGACGCCGCAGCAGGTCCAGACGGTCGACACGGTCTCACTGGCGCTGGGCAAGCACACGCTCAAGCTGGGCGGCACGGTCTACGCTCCTATGCGCAACATCTTCCAGGATGAGCCCGGCGCTCGGGGCGATCTCAACTTCACCGGCATCTTCAGCTGCCAACGCGGTGGCGCGAACAATCAGTGCGTTGCAGGTGGCCTCTCTTACGCGGACGGACTGCTCGGTCTCGCTCAGTCGACGCAGCTGACCAATGTCCACTTCGTGGACCAGCGGCTCTGGATGGTCTCGGGCTTCGCTCAGGACGATTGGAAGCTGCTGCCGAACCTTACCGTCAACCTTGGGCTCCGCTACGACTTCGCCAGCCCGGCCCTGGAAGGCAAGAACCAGCAGGCCAACTTCGACCCCAATGCCAACGGGGGAGCAGGCGGGCTGGTCTTAGCCAAGAGCGGGTCTCTGAAGGACCGCGCGCTGATCAACCCGAACTACAAGAACTTCGGCCCACGCTTCGGCATCTCCTACTCTCCCGATGCGAAGACTGTCATTCGGGCCGGCTACGGCTATTACTACTCAATGTTTGAGCGTTTCGGCAGCGAGAACCAGCTTGCGCTCAACCCACCCTTCCTCATCAACAAGACGCCGGCGGTTGCCTCGAACTCCACGACTCCGGCTCTGATTGCCCAGAACGGCTTTCCCTCAAACTTTCTGGATCCGTCGACGATCGACCTGACGCATCTTCAGTCCTTCCATCTCCGCACCATGAACCCACATGCGCCTGCTCCAAACGTGCAGCAGTGGAGCTTCGGGGTGCAGCGGGAGCTTCCGGCAAAACTGACTGCCGAGATCAACTACGTCGGCACGAAGTCCACCCATCTCGACGTCATCCGAGATCTCAACCAGCCCAGCATCGCCGCCCCTGGCGCACCGAGCAAGGTTCCTTTCGCTAACTTCGGCTACATCGAATACACCAACTCGATCGGATTCGGAAACTACAACGGCCTTGAGGCGACGCTAACCCGTCGCTTCAGCAATGGCTTCAGCTTCCGCACGGCTTACACCTACTCCCACAGCCTTGACAACACTCCGCAGGAGCTCGAGAGCAACTCAGGAGCGCCGCCGGACGGCAGGAACTACGGCGCCTGGTACAGCAACAGCGACTTCGATATCCCGAATCGCTTCTCCGCCAACTACCTCTACGAACTTCCGTTCGGCAAGGGCAAGACCTTCGCCAGCCACGGAGTTCTCAGCGCCATCCTCGGTGGCTTCCGTACCTCGGGCGTCCACACGTTCTACAGCGGCCATCCCTTCACCATCAACGGAGGCGGTACGCTCGCTACCGCGCTGGATCCCTACGGTCAGGCGACTGCGACTTTGAACGTAATCGGCAAACCCACGCTCGTTCACAGTCCGGACTGCTGGTACTTCGCTTCGAAGAATGGAGCCTGCGCCACGCTTGCCCCGAACGCCACGAATGCGTTTTCGCTCCCCGCCCCCGGCGTCATTGGGAACAGCGGTCGCAACACGCTCCGTGGTCCGCACACGAACGTCTTCGATGCGGCGCTGCTGCGCGAGTTCCCCATCCGCGAAAAGGCCAACGTCGAGTTCCGTTGGGAGGTCTTCAACGTCGGCAATACACCTCTCTTTGGCCAACCGAACAACAACTTCTCCAGCGGTGCGGCCGGCCAGATCACGACCCTTTCGGGTGACCCGCGCGTGATGCAGCTCGCCCTCCGCCTCTCCTACTAA
- a CDS encoding cellulase family glycosylhydrolase, with the protein MHLRIDCTGINCVRPRAIHNTQTVHTPKGQDSLRPLRRMLLTLAAVLALTAMGADKASAQLSMLQTSGRSIVNASGQKVPLMGVNLGGWFIMEKWMCPLDSGSLPDTFSVMQELDNRFGVATEQSLIKTYQQNWITTTDLDNIKNAGFNVVRVPVWWGQFYLLNNVSNSGWRSDAFDMLDWLVNAAGARGLYVIIDMHGVVGGQSTSDDTGQANQNQYWTNGNDQGNTAWMWWQIASHYKGNPTVAGYDLINEPTGAPNNSAVINAYNSLYQSVRSADPSHIIFMEGAFGNWNWSMLPDPSQNGWTNVVYEMHEYKFNGSQAQVEQGATNQVNDFNNHASYNVPGYIGEFNDFGYPAAWQFSVNAWNQAGLSWTMWAYKATHGLNPDSWGFYDPSYWPPTPNISSDSSSTIAADWQQWATTNSFTLNTSIGLSGNVNGASVSTSSWFNVVNQNSGSCVDAAGWGTTNGTIVQQWSCGNQQYNQEWQFQSQGNGIYSIVNRNAPGEVWDVTNRGTSNGSLLQLWSYGGGSNQQWMPVSLGNGRYKFVGVGSGRCLDVPGASTANGVQLQIYDCNGTAAQSFQLSSQP; encoded by the coding sequence ATGCATCTACGCATCGACTGCACAGGTATCAACTGTGTTCGCCCCCGAGCCATTCACAACACTCAAACCGTCCACACCCCGAAGGGGCAAGACAGCCTTCGGCCACTACGTCGAATGCTCCTCACTCTTGCTGCAGTCCTGGCGCTGACAGCAATGGGTGCTGACAAGGCATCCGCGCAGCTCAGTATGCTGCAAACCAGCGGCCGCTCCATTGTGAATGCAAGCGGCCAGAAGGTTCCTCTGATGGGAGTGAATCTGGGCGGATGGTTCATCATGGAAAAGTGGATGTGCCCGCTCGATAGCGGCTCGCTTCCCGATACATTTAGCGTGATGCAGGAGCTCGACAACCGCTTTGGCGTGGCAACTGAGCAGAGCCTGATCAAGACATACCAGCAGAACTGGATCACGACCACGGACCTGGACAACATCAAGAACGCTGGATTCAACGTCGTGCGGGTCCCGGTGTGGTGGGGACAGTTCTACCTCCTGAATAACGTCTCTAACTCAGGCTGGCGGTCGGATGCCTTCGATATGCTCGACTGGCTCGTCAACGCCGCAGGCGCGCGCGGACTCTACGTGATCATCGATATGCACGGAGTGGTCGGCGGGCAGAGCACATCCGACGATACCGGCCAGGCAAATCAGAATCAGTATTGGACGAACGGCAACGACCAGGGAAACACTGCCTGGATGTGGTGGCAGATTGCGAGTCACTATAAGGGGAATCCAACGGTTGCCGGCTATGACCTGATCAACGAGCCAACAGGTGCGCCCAACAACAGTGCAGTCATCAATGCCTACAACAGCCTGTACCAGAGTGTCCGCTCTGCAGACCCTTCGCACATCATCTTCATGGAAGGAGCATTCGGTAACTGGAACTGGAGCATGTTGCCCGACCCCTCCCAGAACGGGTGGACGAATGTCGTCTACGAAATGCACGAGTACAAGTTCAACGGATCGCAAGCGCAAGTAGAGCAGGGCGCGACGAACCAGGTGAATGACTTCAATAACCACGCCAGCTATAACGTTCCCGGCTATATCGGCGAGTTCAACGATTTTGGCTACCCGGCCGCATGGCAATTTTCCGTGAATGCGTGGAACCAGGCCGGCCTGAGCTGGACAATGTGGGCGTACAAGGCGACCCATGGACTGAATCCGGACAGCTGGGGTTTTTACGATCCGAGCTACTGGCCGCCAACGCCAAACATCTCCAGCGACTCGTCGTCGACGATTGCTGCAGATTGGCAGCAGTGGGCCACGACGAATAGCTTTACGTTGAATACATCCATCGGCCTCAGCGGAAATGTGAACGGAGCAAGTGTGAGCACCAGCTCCTGGTTCAACGTCGTGAACCAGAACAGCGGATCGTGTGTCGATGCCGCAGGCTGGGGCACCACGAATGGAACCATCGTGCAACAGTGGAGCTGCGGCAACCAGCAGTACAACCAGGAGTGGCAATTCCAGTCGCAGGGAAACGGAATCTACAGCATTGTGAACCGGAACGCCCCCGGTGAGGTATGGGACGTCACAAACCGGGGAACATCGAATGGCAGCTTGCTGCAGCTGTGGAGCTACGGAGGAGGTTCAAACCAGCAATGGATGCCGGTCTCGCTTGGCAACGGCAGGTATAAGTTTGTTGGCGTGGGCAGCGGAAGGTGTCTCGACGTGCCCGGAGCCTCAACCGCGAATGGCGTGCAATTGCAGATCTACGACTGCAACGGCACGGCAGCGCAGTCGTTCCAGCTTTCCTCGCAGCCTTGA
- a CDS encoding SMP-30/gluconolactonase/LRE family protein, whose translation MEPSRTLSPRVHVLGLLLWIVAAADGSALAAKSSFIGSLNTVTTLSTTVPANGDVNPYGVAMVPVSKGSLVQGRFLISNFNNGSNLQGTGTTIVQIAPDGTFSLFAKIDASKVSCPGGVGLTTALVALRSGFVIVGSLPTTDGTSATIGSGCLLVLDSTGNVVETFSGNHINGPWDMTAVDGGDLVALFVTNVLNGTVAANGKVVDGGTVVRLLLSISEGEAPELLDSTVVADKFPERTDPAALVIGPTGVAFDGDTGILYVADSLDNRIAAVPDALSRSSASNRGQTVSQGRALNDPLGLAFTPNHHLVAANGNDGNLVEVDPQNGIQVAVVLVDNTGGPPPGAGALFGLAADSDGVYFVDDASNTFNLLH comes from the coding sequence ATGGAACCAAGCCGCACACTCTCCCCACGAGTCCATGTGCTGGGCCTGCTGCTATGGATCGTGGCCGCCGCCGATGGTAGCGCGCTCGCCGCAAAGAGCTCGTTCATCGGGAGCCTCAACACCGTAACCACTCTTAGCACGACCGTGCCGGCCAATGGCGACGTTAACCCGTATGGGGTTGCCATGGTTCCAGTAAGCAAGGGAAGCCTGGTTCAGGGACGGTTCCTCATCAGCAACTTCAACAACGGCTCGAACCTGCAGGGGACTGGCACAACGATTGTGCAGATTGCTCCCGACGGGACGTTCAGTCTCTTCGCCAAGATCGATGCGAGCAAGGTGTCGTGCCCCGGAGGCGTTGGGCTGACGACGGCGCTGGTGGCGCTGCGCAGCGGGTTCGTGATCGTCGGAAGTTTGCCTACGACCGATGGCACTTCGGCAACCATCGGGAGCGGCTGTCTTCTTGTGCTGGATAGCACGGGCAACGTGGTTGAGACATTTTCAGGGAACCACATTAATGGTCCGTGGGACATGACGGCTGTGGATGGCGGAGACCTCGTGGCATTGTTCGTGACCAACGTGCTGAATGGCACGGTGGCAGCAAATGGCAAGGTTGTTGATGGCGGGACGGTCGTCCGCCTGCTGCTCAGCATCTCCGAAGGAGAGGCGCCGGAGCTGCTCGATAGCACCGTCGTCGCCGACAAGTTCCCTGAGCGCACCGATCCGGCAGCGCTGGTGATTGGCCCGACGGGGGTCGCGTTTGATGGCGACACAGGGATTCTGTACGTCGCGGACAGTCTGGATAATCGGATTGCGGCGGTTCCCGATGCGTTGTCTCGGAGCAGTGCCTCCAATCGCGGCCAAACGGTGTCTCAGGGCAGGGCGCTCAACGACCCGCTGGGACTTGCGTTCACGCCGAACCATCACCTTGTGGCCGCGAACGGCAATGACGGCAACCTCGTTGAAGTCGATCCGCAAAACGGCATCCAGGTTGCAGTCGTACTCGTCGATAACACCGGAGGCCCACCGCCGGGAGCAGGCGCGCTGTTTGGTCTGGCTGCGGACTCTGATGGCGTCTATTTTGTGGATGACGCCTCGAACACGTTTAACCTGCTTCACTGA